CAGGCGCGGATTGCGCCTGCAATATCTCCAGCGCCTGTTTACCGTCTCCCGCCTGCCGCACCGACTTCGCCCCCATGGACAACAGCATGTCGGCCAGCGTTTCGCGTTGAAAGTCATCATCCTCAACGACGAGAAAATGCAATTCTCCGGCCTCATCGGCTTTCCTCAAAATATGTTCATTCGGCATCGGACAATCCAGAGACATAACTTTCAAACTTGCGCGCCGCATCGGCCAGGATTTGAATGCCGAGACCTGCGGCATCGAAATCGTTCCGCTTCGCGGCTTGCTCGATGGCTGCACAGGCATTCGCGAGTTCGCGCGCGCCCACCATTTTACTGGCGCCTTTGATACGGTGCGCCATGAGCGCCACGCCGGCCATATCCCGTTCCTCGAAGCGCTTCTGCAATTGTTCGCGGTCATGGCGCTGATGAAGCTGGAATTTGCGCAGCAGCGCAATCTGCCCCGCCTTATCCGGGACGGTATCGGCAAGCGCGGAAAAATCGACAGGCGCATCGTCCTCTCGCGGGGCGTCTTCAAAAGAAGCCGCCGCCTCGTCCATGCCATGCCATTGAAGCCTCCGCAAGAGCATCTCCCGTAACACACGCAGATTGGTCGGCTTGACCATGACTTCATCCATGCCGGCGGCACGGCAGCGTTCGTTCTCCTCGCCAAGGGCGTTTGCCGTACAGGCTACGATCGGTATTGGCGGGCGCGCCTCCCGAAACTCGGCCTTACGGACGGCACGGGCAAGTTCATAGCCGTCCATGTTCGGCATATGGCAATCGGTGACGATAGCGTCGATCCGCCGGCTCCGCCAAATCGCCAAAGCCGCTTCTCCATCTTGAGCCGCTTCGGCGCGCAATCCCAAAATTTCGATCTGCCGCACCAGGAGCGCAAGATTGACGGGATGATCATCGACGGCCAGCACGACCGGGGCACTGGCGGCATCCGCAGCCAGTGGTTCGACAACAACTCGCCCGGCATCCCGGGCGAGTTGCTGCACCGGCAGATTCTCGGTCAAAGGCAGGATCAGCGTCAGGCTGAAAGTCGAGCCTTGTCCCGGCTCGCTTTCCAGATCGAGACGGGCGTTCATCATTTCGGCGAGGCGCTTACAGATCGCCAGCCCCAGTCCGGTGCCGCCGTACATCCGGGCCGTATTCTCGGCAGCCTGCGCATAAAGCTGGAACAGGCAAGCTTTTTGCGCCTGATCGAGGCCGATGCCAGTATCCCTGACCGAAAAGCGTATTTTTTGAGCGCCGTCGAATGGTTCGAGCAATTCGGCGCGTATTTGAACCGAGCCCGCCGGAGTGAACTTGATCGCATTACTGACGAGATTGTTCAGGATCTGCGAAAGCCTGAGGGAATCGACAAGATGTGCCTGGCCGATCAGCTCATCGACGTCATGCTGCAGGATCAGTTTCTTCGCGCTGGCGACATGCGCATAGGTATTCACCACATCCTGCACGAGCTGAGCGATTGAAGTCGCCTGTACCGAGAGTCCGAGCTTGCCGGCTTCGATTTTCGACCAGTCGAGAATGTCGCTCAAAATCCGCAGCAGGCTGTACCCGGAATCGCGGGCCGACTGCAAGGTTTTTTTCTGCTCCTTGTCGAGAGGCGTGAGGGCGAGCAGCTCCAGCATGCCCAACAGGCCACTGAGGGGGGTACGGATCTCATGGCTCATGGTTGCCAGGAACGAATCTTTCGCGCGATTGGCGAATTCGGCCTTTTCCTTTGCCTGCTGCAGCAACGCTTCGGTTTCTTTGCGTTGGGTAATGTCGCGCACGATGCCGATGAGCCGGCGCCCGACATCCAGCCACATTTCGCTGACTTTCAGGTCGAGCGGAAAGATGTCGCCATTTTTACGGCGCCCTTGGATCTCGCGGACTCGCTCGATGATACGCGCATCGCCGGTAGCGAGATAACGCTGCACATAGCTGTCGTATTCGTCATGGTAGGACGGCGACATCAACATTTTGATGTTTCGTCCGATGAGTTCGTCACGCGCATATCCGAAGATACGCTCGACGGCGGGATTTGCCGTTTCGAGGATGCCCTTTTCATCGATCGTAATGATGCCGTCGGCCATATTGTTGAGAATAGTCTGAATATGGATAGCGCTGTCGCGCAAGGCCTTCTGCGTAGCATATTCTTCAGTGATGTCGCGGAAAACCAGCACGGCACCGATGACCTCGCCGTCCCGGCTGCGGATCGGCGCACAATTGTCGGCAATCGAACGCTCGGTACCGTCACGGGCAATCAGCACCGTATGATTCGCCAGCCCCCGAACCGCCCTTCTCGCCAGGACTTCGATGACCGGAATCGCCATCCGCTGGCGCGTTTCCTGATTGACGATATGAAAGATCTCGGCAACCGGACGGCCTATGGCTTCCCTGCGCTGCCAGCCCGTCAGCCGTTCGGCTCTCGGATTCAGACGCGTCACCCGCCCCGCCGCATCGGTCGTCAATACGGCGTCGCCGATCGAGTTCAAGGTAACCAAGAGGTTTTCCTCGCTGATGCGCAGGCTTTCGTTCGCCCTGGCCGTCTCCTGCGCACGCAGGTAGACTTCAGCCTCCATCTTTTTCATCCGCTCGCGCAGCTCTTCGGTGAGCTCGCTTTGTTCAATGCCTTGCTGCTTCAGCCGGACAAACTCGGTCACATCTTCGACCCGGTGAATGATATAGGCAAGCGTGCCATCGGCATCGAAAACGGGAGAGTTCAGCGGACTCCAGTAACGTTCCTCGAACTCGCCGCCTTCCGCTTCCGGCTTGCGAATGTCGTATTTTTGAATGGCCATCGCATGGGCTTTTCCGGTATGCCGCACGGATAGCAAGGAAGCCTGAAGATTGCGCACGCCATCGGCGGACGGATCGTTAGGATTATCGGGAAAAACGTCGAAAATGCCGCAGCCGATAATTTCTTCCCGGCGGGTCATGGTGGCGCGCGCATAGTCATCACTGACCGCAACGATATTGAAATCGTAATTCAGCACAAGATACAAGCCCGGCAGGGATTCGAAGAGCACTCGAAAATCCGGTTCCTGCACCGCCTTGGGGCTTCGTCGACTCGAAGGCTCTACGTCCCCGGCCTTAATCATGAGCACCGGCTCCGCAAACCGAATCCTGACAACGGACTCCCAGTACCTTCTACAATCATATGCGCCCCCGGTGGGCGAATGCCCGGCATGAATCGGGAAAACCAAACGAAAGCGATGAGGAAACTCTATCATCGAAACAGAGGCGTCAGGCAGACCTGCCGCCGATTTTCAAAAATAATCATCCAGATGAGATCATACCGGAACCCTGGTATTTACAAGCGTATGAGAGCGGCCGGCAAAAACTTCGCCTTAACGCCTTACATTCATCCGGAAATATCTTCAATCGCGGAGCAGAGGCTCGGAACTGCCACGAGAATTCCGTCTTGTCTGTCGCCGGAATGCGGGCGACTCCGTTTAAACATTTTTCTTTTATCCCGGCCTTTTACCGAGCGTCTTTGCTTTAAAAATCATCACGGACAATGAAGGCGCGTCCAAATTTCCCCGGCGCTGCCCCGCCGCCTCTTTTCGGCGTAGAGTCAATCAAGTCGCTAGTTCTATTAGTATCTCATGCTCAATACCGTGTCAAGCCGTCTTTTTTGCAGCGCCGAAAAAAGCCGGTAAACGCACGGTTTCCCTCCCCCTCGTTCGACCAGCGAATTCGAACATCTCCGGTCTTTCCGCGTTAGTCTCGCCCCCACGAAACCTGTCCGCATCGTTCAAAAAAATATCAACTCGAAGCGACTCTGCCGCATGCGGGACATTTCGGATTTTTCCTGAACCGCATCGTGTCGAACTCCATCGTCAGCCCGTCCAGCAAGAGCAGCCGCCCGGTCAATGTTTCGCCAATGCCTGTGATCAACTTCATCGCCTCCATCGCCTGGATGGCGCCGATGATTCCCGTCACCGGCGCTATGACGCCGTTCGTCGCGCAATTGAGCGGTTCGTCGCCGTCCATCCGATAGAGGCAGTTATAACAGGGGCTGTCTCCTTTGCCCGGCGTAAATACCGCGACCTGCCCCTCAAAACGGATTGCGGCTCCCGACACCAGCGGCGTTCGGTGTTCGACGCATGCCCGATTGATCGCAAAGCGCGTCGCGAAATTGTCGCTGCAGTCGAGCACCACATCGGCCGCTTCGACTTCTGCGGCCAGTTCCTCACCGGCGATCCGCCGCTTGACCACCCGGACATCCACATCGGGATTCAGGCGGCTCAAAGTCTGCCGGGTTGAAATGACTTTCGCGGTCCCTATATCGTCGGTGTAATGCGCAATTTGCCTTTGCAGATTGGACAAGTCGACATCGTCGTGATCGAAAATCGCCAGATGACCGACACCCGCCGCCGCCAGATAAATCGCAGCGGGCGAGCCGAGCCCGCCGGCGCCGACGATCAGCACCTTGGCGGCAAGCAGTTTCTGCTGACCTTCGACATCGATCTGAGGCAGCATGATTTGGCGGCTGTAACGCAAAAGTTGGTTGTCATTCATGAGTCATTTGAATTGGCTAAAGTGGCGAGGATGATGCCAAAGAACTTGACAGACTGCAAAACCCGTTTATTATTAGCACTCATTAAACGCGAGTGCTAATAATTTTTTACCTTTAATTTTTTCAGGAGAGATTGATGAAAATACGTCCGTTACACGACAGAGTGATAGTCAAACGCGTTGAAGAAGAAACCAAAACCGCAGGCGGTATCGTGCTGCCGGGTTCTGCCGCCGAAAAACCAAGCCAGGGCGTCATCCTGGCGGTCGGCACCGGCAAAGTGCTCGACAATGGTGAAATGCGTCCGCTGGAAGTCAAGGTCGGCGACAAAGTCTTGTTCGGCAAATATTCCGGCAATGAAGTCAAGATCGACGGCGAAGAACTTATCGTGATGCGCGAAGACGACATCATGGGTGTGTTGGGCTAAGCCTCCCCCTCACGCAATCACAACCATCAACACATTGGATTAGGAATTAAAATGGCAGCAAAAGACGTATATTTTGGCGATGACGCACGCAGCCGGATGGCGAAAGGCGTCAATATCCTGGCAAACGCCGTCAAGGTTACCCTGGGTCCCAAAGGCCGCAACGCGATTCTGGACAAAAGTTTCGGCGCACCGACCATCACTAAAGACGGCGTATCCGTTGCAAAAGAAATCGAATTGAAAGACAAATTCGAAAACATGGGCGCGCAAATGGTCAAGGAAGTGGCCTCCCACACCTCCGACGTGGCCGGAGACGGCACCACCACCGCGACCGTGCTGGCGCAGGCGATCGTCAACGAAGGTTTGAAAGCGGTTGCGGCCGGCATGAACCCGATGGACCTGAAGCGCGGCATCGATCTGGCCGTCACCAAAGCGGTCGATGCGATCGTGGC
The genomic region above belongs to Methylomicrobium agile and contains:
- a CDS encoding PAS domain-containing hybrid sensor histidine kinase/response regulator encodes the protein MLFESLPGLYLVLNYDFNIVAVSDDYARATMTRREEIIGCGIFDVFPDNPNDPSADGVRNLQASLLSVRHTGKAHAMAIQKYDIRKPEAEGGEFEERYWSPLNSPVFDADGTLAYIIHRVEDVTEFVRLKQQGIEQSELTEELRERMKKMEAEVYLRAQETARANESLRISEENLLVTLNSIGDAVLTTDAAGRVTRLNPRAERLTGWQRREAIGRPVAEIFHIVNQETRQRMAIPVIEVLARRAVRGLANHTVLIARDGTERSIADNCAPIRSRDGEVIGAVLVFRDITEEYATQKALRDSAIHIQTILNNMADGIITIDEKGILETANPAVERIFGYARDELIGRNIKMLMSPSYHDEYDSYVQRYLATGDARIIERVREIQGRRKNGDIFPLDLKVSEMWLDVGRRLIGIVRDITQRKETEALLQQAKEKAEFANRAKDSFLATMSHEIRTPLSGLLGMLELLALTPLDKEQKKTLQSARDSGYSLLRILSDILDWSKIEAGKLGLSVQATSIAQLVQDVVNTYAHVASAKKLILQHDVDELIGQAHLVDSLRLSQILNNLVSNAIKFTPAGSVQIRAELLEPFDGAQKIRFSVRDTGIGLDQAQKACLFQLYAQAAENTARMYGGTGLGLAICKRLAEMMNARLDLESEPGQGSTFSLTLILPLTENLPVQQLARDAGRVVVEPLAADAASAPVVLAVDDHPVNLALLVRQIEILGLRAEAAQDGEAALAIWRSRRIDAIVTDCHMPNMDGYELARAVRKAEFREARPPIPIVACTANALGEENERCRAAGMDEVMVKPTNLRVLREMLLRRLQWHGMDEAAASFEDAPREDDAPVDFSALADTVPDKAGQIALLRKFQLHQRHDREQLQKRFEERDMAGVALMAHRIKGASKMVGARELANACAAIEQAAKRNDFDAAGLGIQILADAARKFESYVSGLSDAE
- a CDS encoding HesA/MoeB/ThiF family protein, whose translation is MNDNQLLRYSRQIMLPQIDVEGQQKLLAAKVLIVGAGGLGSPAAIYLAAAGVGHLAIFDHDDVDLSNLQRQIAHYTDDIGTAKVISTRQTLSRLNPDVDVRVVKRRIAGEELAAEVEAADVVLDCSDNFATRFAINRACVEHRTPLVSGAAIRFEGQVAVFTPGKGDSPCYNCLYRMDGDEPLNCATNGVIAPVTGIIGAIQAMEAMKLITGIGETLTGRLLLLDGLTMEFDTMRFRKNPKCPACGRVASS
- the groES gene encoding co-chaperone GroES, which gives rise to MKIRPLHDRVIVKRVEEETKTAGGIVLPGSAAEKPSQGVILAVGTGKVLDNGEMRPLEVKVGDKVLFGKYSGNEVKIDGEELIVMREDDIMGVLG